The Archaeoglobus neptunius sequence CTTGTATACGTCAGAGTCATCCACGACGACTTCACAGACGTCAAACCCGATGAGAAGGACATGGGCGAGATAGTGGTCAGGGCCCCCTGGCTCACCGACACCTACCTGAAGGATCCGGAAAAAACAAAGGAGCTCTGGGCCGGCGGATGGCTCCACACGGGCGATATAGCGGTTATGGATGAGGAAGGATACATAACCATCGTTGACAGGCTCAAGGATGTGGTCAAAAGCGGTGGAGAGTGGATCTCAACTCTCACCCTTGAAAACCTCCTC is a genomic window containing:
- a CDS encoding AMP-binding enzyme, producing the protein LVYVRVIHDDFTDVKPDEKDMGEIVVRAPWLTDTYLKDPEKTKELWAGGWLHTGDIAVMDEEGYITIVDRLKDVVKSGGEWISTLTLENLLSLHPKVREVAVIGIPDEKWGERPLAIIVPMPGEKPTQEELREHLMKFVDEGKITKWAVPDRFEIVDEIPKTSVGKIDKKVLRQM